The Aedes aegypti strain LVP_AGWG chromosome 3, AaegL5.0 Primary Assembly, whole genome shotgun sequence genome contains a region encoding:
- the LOC110678507 gene encoding uncharacterized protein LOC110678507 — protein MLTFFRVYLCFGLLAALIYSVNCIKCMYCKSDLHEEACDAVGKRITCTEDNAYEHFRYLQRLNKDLVEPRRNEGYSCMKIKVGNHRLVKGCIYSNLLVCGAFRKRAKPCSTCFDDDCNTVKYRDFYLN, from the exons ATGTTAACTTTCTTTCGAGTCTACCTTTGTTTCGGTCTTTTGGCTGCGCTTATTTACTCAG TGAACTGCATCAAGTGCATGTACTGCAAAAGTGACCTCCACGAGGAAGCCTGCGATGCCGTGGGCAAACGAATAACCTGCACTGAGGACAACGCCTACGAACACTTTCGCTATCTTCAGCGACTGAACAAGGATTTGGTGGAACCTCGGCGAAATGAAGGCTATTCCTGCATGAAGATAAAAGTGGGCAACCATCGATTGGTGAAAGGATGCATCTACTCTAACCTGTTGGTTTGTGGAGCATTTCGGAAACGGGCCAAACCTTGCTCCACCTGCTTTGACGACGATTGCAACACTGTGAAGTATCGCGACTTCTATTTGAACTAA